tttgtaaaaaactAGCAAGTCTTGCAGTGTAAGGGAAGTTGTCTCACAGCTCTCAGTGCTCAGTATATAATCTAGAGCGCCCCACCACCctgctgctgtgtgtctgagtgtctgtGCTGGAGCTTCCTGCAGAGAGAGGATGGCTGTGGACAGTGAGAGAGGActtctactgctgctgctgctcagcACTGCCGCCTCCCTCACAGGTAAGGGCTGCCCTCGCTGTCTCTCACTTGGGTTTACTGGGATCAATGTGGTTAACATTAACAAAGTGACAAGTTTAAACAATTAATATAGTTTAGTGAAGTGATTATGGTACTGTAGTTTACAGTAAAGTCATTGTAAAAGCACAGAAAGATACAATTTTCCATATAGGACAAAGGATAGCAGTAAACAGTACTAGAAACCTGCATCTCAGCCTCTCATTCAGTGTGTTGTCTTGTATGGAGAGCTGTGAGTTTGTCTCTGTGAGGAATGAAGTCTCAGTAGAAAGCTGCCCTGTGGCTCCCTGTGCTTCAGAGAGAGCAGGGGGGTCAGCGACGCTCAGACGCAGCTCATCTCTAAAGCAGGAGCTCAGATTGAGTCTCTGCTCTCGCTCTATGCTGAAGTGTCAGCCGTGCCAACAGTGTGAGCTCTAGGGctgcaggacagagagagacagagagggggctGTTCTCCAGGGCTGGCCTGTGTGTGGGCAGCCTGTCCCTCGGCCCTGTGCTCAGCGCTGCTCTCAGTGCTCAGGGCTGTCGCAGTGTCTGCAGTGTGGAGCTCCAGTCCACAGCGGGGCAGCAGGGTCAGTGTGCAGCAGCACAGGCAGCAGGCCGGCGTCCCTCACACTGCTGCAGAGGAAGCGATCAGAGAGCTTATCTTCTGTCCCCGTGTTATAtccacattatattattattactagacACTCTGGCATTGTTAGTTGAAAATACTTTCTAATCGCTCTAATAATCTCCCCCTAATCATCCCTCAGAACAGGAAATGTTTCTGCTAACAGATGCACCGCACACCACAggacacagctctgctctgagcGCGTTTTTACACTAACTGGGGCTGATGCTGTAGATTGTGTTTTACAGCAGGTTGGGGGGCTGTCACAAGAGagggctgtatgtaggcggtctggtcttgaaacacacattagggaggcaggcagagggtacatCACAGGCTCGCTGTAGTTTATTTCTTCCCTCAATGGCAAAACTAACAATTCAAACCCTAACTGTGTTTGAGCTCCAACTAAACAAACACGAACAACAATAACATCACATTCGCCCCGTTCCCGCTGTGTTGCACCGTGTCCGCCATGCCGTCTCTCCCGCCTCCAGCTGCGTGTGACCGGTCTGTGACAATCAGAGACACTGGAGACACACAGCCCGAGAGGACAGCACTGTGTTCATGTtaaaacagacagagacactggaGACACACAGCCCGAGAGGACAGCACTGTGTCTTTTATCATTTGTGCTTTACAGGATTGGAAACACACGTTTCTGtgagagatattaggaagagctgaacgtgtagagacaacattatattcacacaAGCATGTTCACATAACAATACGCTTCCATGTGCAGCAATGATActaaatagcgaatatgtattgatattattatcgtcatcatttgtgcgagtatatatgtattttaaactcccttcacttattactcttactacagatctgtaactgcaaacgatactttttgccgtattatttataatgtacttatcagatcCTTAACCAGGCAAGTTACAGCTGAAAGAAATACACATGTTTCACGATTAATACAACATAtcagttataattgaactaaagtgcgcgtctcagtcatggcgtttatggacacatttattaaaccagtccttaatgttttagaggaaaaccagatctgctgtattaatgtattcattaatttaattgtaaatggacacgttttTGAATCGTGTctcttcacactgactgtgtctgaatcgtcctgcacacattcacacacagccTGAACCCCGTCCAGCTGTcatacatattaatacattattatccttcagtttattgtaaccggtctgtgaaatcagtgtttaatgcactgatATGAACTGTCCCAGTCATTGTCTCTGTCCGTGGATTAAACTGTAATGTCTCCGTGATTGCACCGGCTCTTGAGATGATTTCTCCGACACCATGTGTCTGCTGTCCTGTGTCTCAGTCCAGCTGCTCAGGGACTCGTGTCcttagtggaaacggggcacaTGCCGGGCCAGGAGAGCTGAACACCCGCCAGACAGAAGTAGAACAGGGCAAGGCAGGTTCCTAACCAAAGTCCGTAATCCAAGTTCGTTACCGGTGGGAGGTTGTCAGGCAGTCcggggttcaagagggagaatggtccaggtccagaaaaagggtcgcaagccagtgaatccgtcaactgtAAACTTcacccttctttctcctgctctcccttctctccctgtcttcttcctcttcttcttcttctcagttcagtactgaagagctcagggGACCAagacccagcagacactgcggcccctgcaggaccagggctgcccTCACTGGACACTCATGACTGATTACTGTGTCTCTCCTGCAGGTGTCGCTGTGTTCTCCACTGTGGGGGGCATCGCTGATCTGCACTGTAAGACAGTGATCTATACAAACTGCTCTTCAACTACATGGAACTTTAACAGTGGATCTCAAACAACTGTTGAGCTGGTGGGTCTTGGGAAGGTGAAGAACAATAATCCAGAGAGAGCTGGGAGACTGAGTGTGGGGTCTAACTGCTCTCTACACATAGACAGACTCCACACACaggacactggactgtattactgTCAACAGTTCATCAATGGAAAGAAACAAGGAGTGGACAACACTGTGTATCTGGTCCTTCTCATCAGTAAGTGTGCCGGCGCTCATCAGTGTTGGGTGGATTCTGGGACAGGACTGAAGCCAGTGATTATGACAGGAGCCACTGGGAGCTGAGTGTGTTGATGAGAGCAGCACTGAACTGTGTCAGAGTCCAGCTGTAGAGACAGGGGGGTTGTGGGTAACACAAGACATCTgaagagatatatatatatatatggttaaaagaattaaaataaactatgagaagtttatgatggtaaaacaaacatataaagaCGTTTATAACCcatcacactgacacgcatgacagtctgctcacgcacacacacgcacacaggtttCCCACAGAGAGCTACCGCGCCTGCGCAGACCGGCTCGCCCGGAGTTCGCGTCTTCCGCGCAGCTGGCAGATACAGAAGAAGCAGGACTGACTGAAACCACTGTGGACGCCGGGCTTGTTGTGCGCCAGGCTCTGTACGAGACTGCTCTTAAGACCAGGAGGCTGTCTTGTTTCGTTTGATTGGACTTCACTTCATTAGTCTAACTGTTGGAAACTCTTGCCCATCAGAATGGCCTTGTTCTGTGTGACGATTGATGTTTGAGGTCAGATAACCTGCGTGTTTTATTAAGTGTTCAGAtcgagcagcagagcagccagGTCAGCTCGtcaaaatgcctttttactgtggtgctgataatgaacatttaaactaacattgtgtgagatgcttgaagtgttttaaATCTATGGATTTTATGGTAGGCaagtcaagtgttgatttgagaggctaaattgatcaaacgtgatcaactcactgtcggccgcttggtcgtcactttaacaaacaaaaaatgctccaaacatttttctaaattagcttaataaagaaactaaaataaatgtaaccactttgCCATTAAAAACCAAAGTGAACTATTTGAATGGCTGCAACAGTAGTACAGGCTGTGTAATGGGGCTGCAGTCGGACTCATGATCAGCTGTCGGACAAGCCTGGCTGGGGCTAGATTTGAGATTGCAGGGCTTTAATCACAATTATATGCTCTAGGTTgtatagaaatgtatatattaatataatctgTGTAATAATGcagcacacaggacacactCACTTCTTtggggtttttattttttagatgtTGCTATGAAAGGATGTGTAACTGGCCTCTCAACTGGAGTAAACTGGCTGCACCTACAGCATACAAGTACAGAATAATACAACATAGTACAGAATAAGAAAATACCAGATAATACGGCAGACAGCTGGatgagacaaacacacaaactcatCTCTTAACCCACTGTGCTCCAGGTTCACTGTCACTGCTCTGTATGAGCTTAAACAGGAAAAGGCACGAACACACACTACTGTCtctttcaataaaataacaccAGTATTTCACAATACACATGTACGACACCAGTGTCAATTCAAATCGTTTTGTGTGGATCAGCCACCTTTCTAACCACGGGGAGACATAACAGGCTGCTTCCTCAATCCCAAGACATCCGGCACAATAACACACCTAAAACATGAGATGTGTTCACAAATCAAAACATAACCACATATTAACCTACATTAATTCATATTCAACATGATGTCAGAACTAAATGAGAGATTTAGCCATGATTAGCACCGACGCACCGCAGCATCATCTCGCGTCTCTCCACTCAGCTCAAACCGGAAACACAGCGAGAACGGAAGTGCGTCACGACACTTCTGCGCAGCAGCGGCGCGCAGCGGCTGGAAGTAGACCGGCCTCAGAGACGTCAATTCAATTAACTTGTACATTTGTCTCTTCAGTTCACAAATTCATTTTAACTCTTACTTCCTTATGTCAATAACAAACCATTGTGTATGTGAAATTCAAACTGTAGATAACTTTATAACTtgttaatacatacattaatttatgTTAAATACAACACAATTCATCCAGAGAGAAATAATACAATAGCCAAATTCACAAACTGGCTACATATAAATGACATAAATATGGATCTATgttgaaaatgcattgatttccaGTGTTGACTGTGCTGTGGGTGTCTTCTCTGTTGTTCCAGTTGACGTCCCTCCAGAGACAGAGCTGAAGGCTGGCAGCACTGTGACTCTGCGCTGCCTCCTGCACACTGGACACGGCCCTGGAGACTGCAGTCACCCCCCGTACACCAGTGCTGATGTGAGACTGAGCTGGGTCTCTGAGACAGGCGCTGAGCTGCAGGGAGACACATACTTCACTGAGCGCCCCTGTCTCTCCACACTGACTGTGAGGCTCCAGACCTCAGACCACAACACACAGTGGAGATGTGATCTGACAGAGGGGGGAGCAGTGAGGGCCTCTCAGAGACACACCATTAAACTCACAGGTACTAATCTCCTCTCTTCCACTCGGCCCTCCCTCTGAGCTGGACAGACAGAGGCTGTTCCTCAGCTGGCCTGTGTCCGCTGTGCTGCTGGGTTCCCGCGGctccttaaaataaaatctggggAATTAAGGTCATAAATTGTCCTACATTTACCATACATTTGCTGTAGGTATTAAATTTGCAGATGGTGCGTTTAAGGCTGATGGGAAAATTGTCACGCACAGTGGCACGGTAGGTAAAACGTCTAAttagtgtgtatttgtttgattaaaggACGACTTAGGCGAATCCGCCCAAAATTCGAGcatcaattacaaagtattaaatATCTGAGAAACGATTTGAGATAAATACTTGCAGTGTTTTTAGCTGCGTAGCTGAGATGGTGCTGAAAAAAGCCATGTGCGCTGTGTTTACTTACAcacttcctggttttagaaattcaatGCGCAGTGAAGCTCATGGGGCTGGAGTTGACCAGTGGAGAGGATATTGTGTGTCATGAGCCATAGAGATCTGCTTTTACTAGCCAATCCAGATCACACGTCTCAGGCAGCTGATCAGGGTCGGGTTACAGACGagcagagagggggaggagggggagagccggcagagtgagagaggggCTCATCTCTCAGCTATTATAGATGCTGCTGATGCGATCtctatggattcagaacagcttcagctatgcatgtatgcatgtattatgtactta
This Amia ocellicauda isolate fAmiCal2 chromosome 15, fAmiCal2.hap1, whole genome shotgun sequence DNA region includes the following protein-coding sequences:
- the LOC136771960 gene encoding mucin-2 isoform X2, producing MAVDSERGLLLLLLLSTAASLTGVAVFSTVGGIADLHCKTVIYTNCSSTTWNFNSGSQTTVELVGLGKVKNNNPERAGRLSVGSNCSLHIDRLHTQDTGLYYCQQFINGKKQGVDNTVYLVLLIIDVPPETELKAGSTVTLRCLLHTGHGPGDCSHPPYTSADVRLSWVSETGAELQGDTYFTERPCLSTLTVRLQTSDHNTQWRCDLTEGGAVRASQRHTIKLTGIPEDNTTTATTTAARTTTPKPNTTVTTKTGIPEDNTTAATATAARTTTPKPNTTTTTKTGSHIETIVSLSIVLPVALLISAVAVYVGIRRSRRPRGNQDVADPSAAADTVTYAVIETSKARERDPATAGGTEAPNTEYATVRLH
- the LOC136771960 gene encoding mucin-2 isoform X1, which encodes MAVDSERGLLLLLLLSTAASLTGVAVFSTVGGIADLHCKTVIYTNCSSTTWNFNSGSQTTVELVGLGKVKNNNPERAGRLSVGSNCSLHIDRLHTQDTGLYYCQQFINGKKQGVDNTVYLVLLIIDVPPETELKAGSTVTLRCLLHTGHGPGDCSHPPYTSADVRLSWVSETGAELQGDTYFTERPCLSTLTVRLQTSDHNTQWRCDLTEGGAVRASQRHTIKLTGIPEDNTTTATTTAARTTTPKPNTTVTTKTGIPEDNTTAATATAARTTTPKPNTTTTTKTGSHIETIVSLSIVLPVALLISAVAVYVGIRRSRRPRGNQDVADPSAQAADTVTYAVIETSKARERDPATAGGTEAPNTEYATVRLH